In Engraulis encrasicolus isolate BLACKSEA-1 chromosome 24, IST_EnEncr_1.0, whole genome shotgun sequence, a single genomic region encodes these proteins:
- the LOC134441620 gene encoding T-cell surface antigen CD2-like isoform X1 — MVKGRKWTVQRPKQEDASFSCNVSNAVSWETAVQVITVEQTPVGWMIGIAVGGIATVVVAVLFCICCCKKHKGEAPEIEPLNSEVENGQCPAAEDVTAAETSSPCL, encoded by the exons ATGGTAAAAGGACGCAAGTGGACAGTGCAGAGGCCTAAGCAGGAAGACGCGTCCTTTAGCTGTAACGTCAGCAATGCCGTTAGCTGGGAGACTGCGGTGCAGGTCATCACTGTGGAGCAGACACCTGTGG GATGGATGATTGGAATTGCTGTTGGTGGAATTGCTACCGTCGTTGTTGCTGTCCTATTTTGTATCTGCTGCTGTAAAAAGCACAAAG GAGAAGCGCCAGAGATCGAACCATTAAATTCGGAAGTGGAGAATGGGCAATGTCCTGCTGCTGAAGATGTCACTGCTGCAGAGACCAGCTCACCCTGCCTCTAG
- the LOC134441620 gene encoding T-cell surface antigen CD2-like isoform X2 has translation MVKGRKWTVQRPKQEDASFSCNVSNAVSWETAVQVITVEQTPVGWMIGIAVGGIATVVVAVLFCICCCKKHKDGVDVPEIALMLS, from the exons ATGGTAAAAGGACGCAAGTGGACAGTGCAGAGGCCTAAGCAGGAAGACGCGTCCTTTAGCTGTAACGTCAGCAATGCCGTTAGCTGGGAGACTGCGGTGCAGGTCATCACTGTGGAGCAGACACCTGTGG GATGGATGATTGGAATTGCTGTTGGTGGAATTGCTACCGTCGTTGTTGCTGTCCTATTTTGTATCTGCTGCTGTAAAAAGCACAAAG ATGGAGTTGATGTCCCAGAAATAGCACTCATGTTGTCTTGA